The sequence below is a genomic window from Verrucomicrobiia bacterium.
CAGGGAACAGAGGGCGATGGGTTCCCCAAAGCGCCGGGCCACGTTCTGATAGAAAAGAATCCAGCCCGTCAGCGAAAGGGCGTTTGCCAGAACTAGCCCGGCCGCTAAGTGGCTGCCGCCCGTCAAAACCGAAAACCACCGGATTGCGAGCGGCCACAAGGGATAAAACGCGCACGATGGCACATCTTTGGCATAACCAACCTCGCTCAGATAAAGATAATGCGCTCCGTCCTAGGTGGCGAAGTGACTGCCAAACACGGGGCTTCCTTGACGCGGCCATCTCGCTTTTACCGAGTCGAATGCTCCCTCGTCGAAGGAGGGCCACAGCCTAGCGGCGCCCCAAATGAGACACAAATAACCGATCTTGAATAAAACCAGCCAGAGTGTGACTCGCTGCCAGCCCTTGAGGTTTTTCCACATGCTGGCTATTGGTCCGGCGCCAACGCCCGGGGTCCGCCCGCCGCCTGCGCGGATTGAGTTGCGCTCTTCCAGGCTAATTTCAGGTCCATAAGCAAATCCCAAATGCTGCCCACCACACCGCGGCATTGATGAACTGGAGCGCCATATTAGTTCTAAAATAAACCGCGCAATCGCGAATGCACGCGAAAAGACACAAAGCTTTCCTCGGCGGATTGCGATCCAGGGACCGCACATTTTTGCCCGCAAACTGACACCGATCACCGCGCCGGAACACTGGAACACTTCTGACGCGTTGACGAGCAGCGTGTCACTATGTGTATCTATCTATCTTCCAGTGTTAATCCAGAAGTCTCCGGCCACCGTCGACAGGTTTCGCAAACTTGAGACACTGACACACTGACCATAAGTGCGGGGTTTTGCTCATCTAGAGCACGTTTTATAAAATAGATTGCCATCATCCTACTCGTTCTCGTCCTCCGTGGTTGGTCCGTTTGGTTCCGGCTCTGCCGGGCTGTGTCCTACTGCGTCCTGCCGAACTTCTTCTCCAGCTCGCGGAAGTTCATCTCGATAAGGGTCGGCCGGCCATGCGGACAGGTATAGGGCATCGCGCAATGGCGAAGGTCCTCGACCAATTTTTCCAATTCGGCGCCTCGCAAAGGATCGTTGGCCTTTACCGCATGGCGGCAAACTGTTTTGGCGACCATCTGCTCGCCGAGGCGCAAGGAATTGACCTCCTGGCCGGTTGCTTTCAACTCATCCACCAGCTCGAGGACAAAGCGCCGGGGCTGGCTCGCCTTCACAAACGGGGGCAGGGCATCGAGCAGAAATGTCCGTTCGCCAAACTCGCTTAGCCCTACCCCCAGGCGGGTCAGCACGGATAACTGGCCGCGAACGAAATTCGCATCGTGCGCGGACAGCTCGATGGTCTCCGGCAGCAGCAGCCGCTGGGAGGGGGCCTGGCTGTTTTGTTCGAGGCGCGTGAGCATCTGCTCGAAGAGAATCCGTTCATGCGCGGCGTGTTGGTCCAGCAAGACCAGCCCCCGGTCCGACTCCAGCACCACGTAAAGCTTCCCGATGACTCCGACCAGGCGCAGGGGCACCGAGAGCAGCGGCAGAGGCGGGGTGGAAGCGTGGGGGCGCGCGACCGTGTCGGGAGCTGGAGGTGTTGATGTGACGGCGGCCAAGGGGGAGGCGGTCTGGGCAGGCGCCGGCTGAGCGGCTGGCAATTGCGCGGAAGCAGGAGGCGCAGGGGCGCTGGCCGGAGCAGGCGCTGGTTGGGGACGAAATCCCATCGGCAAAGGGCGCTGCGCCTGCCTGCTTGGCGGCGCTGCGGCCAAAGGCGCTCGAGGTGCATGGGGCAAATGCGGCAAACTGGCTTGCGCCACGGCTATGCCGGATGTGGGGGCGGGCAGGTCTGGGCTGGCGGTTGGCGCGCGGTGGAGGCTTTCCGGTTGGCTCCTGGCTTGGCTGGCCGGGGAGTCCTTCTGATGAAATTGCAGCAAAGTCTGCCGCACCGCATGCGCCACCAAACGGCGCACCTCGGACTCACGGTGAAATTTCACCTCGCGTTTGGACGGGTGGATATTGACCTCGACGGCTGCGGGGTCGATTTCGAGAAAGAGACAGCAGACCGGGTAACGCCCCTTCATCAAAGCGGTGTGATAGCCTTCCAAAAGAGCGAAGTTCAGCCCGCGATTCTCGATAGGACGCCGGTTGACAAACAAGTGCTGGTCTTCGCGTGTGGCGCGGGAAACGCCTGGCGCACCCAGAAACCCCCAGAGCCGGAAAAGCGACGGGTCTGCGCTCGACGGCCCATCGAATGGGTGTTGCACAGTGGCCGCGGCGGTTTCGGTTTTTGACGATTCACCTTCAGCCTCCGTGTTGGGTGAATGCCCGTCCATCTCTTGCGAAAAATTAACCGGCAACAATTTCGGATCGCTGCCGTAAAAGGCCTGGAGGCGTTCCCGCAAAGCGGCCAGCCGCGCGGGTGTGTCTGTTCCGGTTTTGACTGCCGGCAGTTGCCAGACAGCGCGCCCGTCCTTCTGGAAATTGAACGCGGCCTCGGGATAGGCCAGCGCTGCCAGCGTCAGGTAATGCAGGATATGCGCAGCCTCGGTCTCTTCCGAGCGCAGAAACTTGCGTCGCGCCGGCAGGTTGAAGAAGAGCTGGCGCACCTCGACGGCTGTGCCGGGCGCCGTTCCAGCGGCTTTGACTTCGAGGATTTTGCCGCCGCTCAGGATGATCTGCGTGCCTTCGGGCGAATCGCTCGCGCGTTCACGCGTGGTGAGGATAAAGCGGCTGACGCTGGCGATGCTGGGAATGGCCTCGCCGCGAAAGCCCATGGTGCGTATGGCCGCAAGGTCTTCGGCGCGCTGAATTTTGCTGGTGGCGTGTCTTTCAAGGCACAGCAGGGCATCATCCCGGCTCATGCCCAAGCCATCATCGGTTACCCGGATCAGGCTCCGCCCGCCCGCCTGGATTTCCACGCTCACACGCCGCGCCTGGGCGTCCAGAGCGTTTTCGACCAGCTCCTTGACGACGCTGGCCGGACGCTCGACCACCTCGCCGGCAGCGATCTGATTGGCCACCTGCTCGGGCAGCAGCCGAATGCGGTTCATAGGTGAAAGGCGATGTTTATCAATTCCTTACTAACCGGCTTGCGGCACCGGCAAGCCGAAGACAAAAATCGCTCCATGCCCCTTTTCGGTGCGCGCCTTAATCCAGCCCCGGTGGTCCTCGACAATTCGTTTGCAAATCGACAGGCCGAGCCCGGTTCCCTGGGCCTTGCCGTAAGTCGAGAACGGCTCGAATAATCGGTCAGCTATCTCTGGCGCGATGCCCGGACCCGTATCTTCTATCTCGGTTACAATTTCACCAGGCGACGCGCTGAATCGGAACAGGATTTTCCCCCCCTGCGGCATGGCGTCGGTTGCGTTATGAACCAGGTTATAAAAGACACGGCGCAAGCGTTTGGGATTGAGCAGCAGGGCCGTTACTGGCGCCTCGGTCTCGAGCTCGATGGCTGCGGCTCTGAGTTCGGCTTCGGCGCGCAACTCGGCTATCACAGGGTCCACAAACTGGTTATACGCCATCGGGGGCAGGACCAGGTCCGGAGCAGAACCTTGGGTGAATTCGAGTATCTCGGCGGTCATCTCGCTGATGCGTTCGACTTGCTGGCGGATATTGCTGATCGCCTGGCGGCGCTGGCTGGGTTCCGCCTCTTCCAGGCTGGCCAGTTCCGCGCTCAGTCCGATAATATTCAACGGGTTTTTTAAATCATGCACGATGGACCGAGCGAACCGGCCCACCACCGCCAGGCGCTCGGCTTGGAGGACCTCGCGCAGATATTGCCGGTCGAATTGGCGGAGCCGATGGCTGATTTCGCGCAACAAGGCCAGCGCCAGGGCCGGCGAGCGGCTCACCAGGTCCAGCATCTCCGCCCGCGGGATGAAATACACTACTGTCTCCCCACGCGCCACCGCCCAGGCCGAGCGCGGTTTGTCCTCTATGACGGCCATCTCACCGAACATGTCTCCAGGGCTGACCTGGGAAAAGACCTGCCGGGCTCCTTGAGTCACCAGGGCCGAAATCTCGACCAGTCCTTCCTTAACCAGGTACAGGCCATCGCCGGCATCGCCTTCTTTGAAAACCTCCTGGCCGGTCTTGAACCTCTGCTCGCGCGCAACTCGCCGCAATGCGCCCAGCTCATCCGGCTGGAGCTGCCGAAACAGGGTGGTGTCTTCCAACGTGATCACCCGGGCACTTTAGGAAAAAATCCCATGGCGTAAAGGAAAAGAGCCAATTGGGGCGGTATATATGCCCGGCCGCGATGAGGTGGGGTGGTCGACGGGATTTGAACCCGCGACAGCCAGATCCACAATCTGGGGCTCTAACCAGGCTGAGCTACGACCACCAGAACCGGCCAACAAGCTAAGTTTCGAGAGGTGCTCCGTCAAGCTCGGTGGGCCGGGCCCGAAAGGCTCGGTGGGGCGCTTATTTGGCGCGCAGAAGGAGAACAGGGACCTTGAGCTGATGCTGGACCCGGCTGGCGGTGGTACCGAGAAAAATGTCGGCCAGCAACCGATGGCCATGGGTGCTCATCGCCACCAGGTCACAGCCCTTCTTCTCGACCCATTTGACGATC
It includes:
- the mutL gene encoding DNA mismatch repair endonuclease MutL; translation: MNRIRLLPEQVANQIAAGEVVERPASVVKELVENALDAQARRVSVEIQAGGRSLIRVTDDGLGMSRDDALLCLERHATSKIQRAEDLAAIRTMGFRGEAIPSIASVSRFILTTRERASDSPEGTQIILSGGKILEVKAAGTAPGTAVEVRQLFFNLPARRKFLRSEETEAAHILHYLTLAALAYPEAAFNFQKDGRAVWQLPAVKTGTDTPARLAALRERLQAFYGSDPKLLPVNFSQEMDGHSPNTEAEGESSKTETAAATVQHPFDGPSSADPSLFRLWGFLGAPGVSRATREDQHLFVNRRPIENRGLNFALLEGYHTALMKGRYPVCCLFLEIDPAAVEVNIHPSKREVKFHRESEVRRLVAHAVRQTLLQFHQKDSPASQARSQPESLHRAPTASPDLPAPTSGIAVAQASLPHLPHAPRAPLAAAPPSRQAQRPLPMGFRPQPAPAPASAPAPPASAQLPAAQPAPAQTASPLAAVTSTPPAPDTVARPHASTPPLPLLSVPLRLVGVIGKLYVVLESDRGLVLLDQHAAHERILFEQMLTRLEQNSQAPSQRLLLPETIELSAHDANFVRGQLSVLTRLGVGLSEFGERTFLLDALPPFVKASQPRRFVLELVDELKATGQEVNSLRLGEQMVAKTVCRHAVKANDPLRGAELEKLVEDLRHCAMPYTCPHGRPTLIEMNFRELEKKFGRTQ
- a CDS encoding ATP-binding protein; the encoded protein is MITLEDTTLFRQLQPDELGALRRVAREQRFKTGQEVFKEGDAGDGLYLVKEGLVEISALVTQGARQVFSQVSPGDMFGEMAVIEDKPRSAWAVARGETVVYFIPRAEMLDLVSRSPALALALLREISHRLRQFDRQYLREVLQAERLAVVGRFARSIVHDLKNPLNIIGLSAELASLEEAEPSQRRQAISNIRQQVERISEMTAEILEFTQGSAPDLVLPPMAYNQFVDPVIAELRAEAELRAAAIELETEAPVTALLLNPKRLRRVFYNLVHNATDAMPQGGKILFRFSASPGEIVTEIEDTGPGIAPEIADRLFEPFSTYGKAQGTGLGLSICKRIVEDHRGWIKARTEKGHGAIFVFGLPVPQAG